The DNA region AGAGTTCCAGAAATCCCGAGCAGCCAAACAAGATGAAACCCTCAAAAAGCCCGCAGAGGCCCGGGAGTCCCGGGAGTCCTCCGAACTCCTGGAGCCCCCAGCGGCCTCGGGGCTCCAGGAGCCCCCAGAGATCAAGGAGGCCCAGAAGCCTCCCGAGCTCCTGGAGTCCCCAGAGATCAAGGAGCCCCAGGATGTTGCCGCAGCCTGGGAGCCCTCCGAGATTAAGGAGGCCCAGGAGCCCCCAGAGCTCCAGGAGCTCACAGCTGGGAAACCTCCAGCAGGCCAGGAGCCCCAGGCACCTCCAAAGAGCCATGAGCTCCCAACAACCTGGGAGTCAGAGCCCCCAGACAGCCAGGATAGCCCAGAGGCCCAGGAGCCCCAGGATTCAGAATCCAAGGGCACCCCAAATAGTGAGGAATCCCAGAAGGAACCAGAATACCAGGAGACCTCATCACACCTGGAGCCTCTTGAGCTTACAGCTACCCAGGAGCTCCTGGAGCCTCGGGTGTCCCAGGAGTGCGTGGGTCCATCAGATGCCCAGGAGTTCCTAGATCTCCCAGCAGCCACACAGACCCTGGAGGGCCTAATCGTTGTGGGGGCATCTGCAACTTCAGAATGTCCCCAAGCCCCCAGTGGATTAGAGGTTTCAACTTTCCCTCTAGAATATCCTCTAGCCTTCAGTGGGGATGCCCAGAAGCTTCCCGAGTTCCTGATTCAACTGAGTAGTTACATGAGAGTCAGAGGGCACCTGTATCCCACTGAAGCAGCCCTGGTGAGCTTTGTTGGCAATCGCTTCTCAGGTGAGGCAAGAAGGTGGTTCCAGCCCTTGCTGGATATTCAAAGCCCCCTACTGGAGCAATTTGAAAGTTTCATCCAAGTGCTGCAAAATACTTTTGACAATCCAGAAGACCTGGAAGATGCCAACCACAGTATTCGTCAACTGTGCCAAGGGGAGGGCCCTGTTCACCGGTATGCCACCCGTTTCCACTTCCTTGCTCAAGAGCTGAAGTGGAATG from Perognathus longimembris pacificus isolate PPM17 chromosome 28, ASM2315922v1, whole genome shotgun sequence includes:
- the Rtl3 gene encoding retrotransposon Gag-like protein 3, translating into MVEDLAASYIALKLENEILQAQVQRLMEENAALQTQIPEFQKSRAAKQDETLKKPAEARESRESSELLEPPAASGLQEPPEIKEAQKPPELLESPEIKEPQDVAAAWEPSEIKEAQEPPELQELTAGKPPAGQEPQAPPKSHELPTTWESEPPDSQDSPEAQEPQDSESKGTPNSEESQKEPEYQETSSHLEPLELTATQELLEPRVSQECVGPSDAQEFLDLPAATQTLEGLIVVGASATSECPQAPSGLEVSTFPLEYPLAFSGDAQKLPEFLIQLSSYMRVRGHLYPTEAALVSFVGNRFSGEARRWFQPLLDIQSPLLEQFESFIQVLQNTFDNPEDLEDANHSIRQLCQGEGPVHRYATRFHFLAQELKWNEGTLCIQFREGLASSMGNEVSHRSLLANLSDLIIQCVHLGQKRSEAAGLVPSGPSPSEEREEPENPPAENQPVQAASNRPHLSEAERARRREGHLCLYCGHPGHFARDCPVKPHRAQQAGNMEARR